Proteins encoded within one genomic window of Microbacterium soli:
- the efeO gene encoding iron uptake system protein EfeO: MTDLARPLTLVSALAVTAVALTGCVAKTAVDPAASFTVDSGADACTVSSDSATSGTLSFDVTNSGDQITEFYLLASDGLRIVGEVENIAPAASRTLTVVAQPGDYFTVCKPGMIGEGVGRAAFTVTGDEVALEGPDAEQKQQAVDLYAAFVKDQVGQLVPAVEDLTSAYIAGDDEKARSLFPLTRAYYERIEPVAESLGDLDPRIDFREVDAVADGLDWTGFHRIEKDLWQPAKDALNADGETSAWADWAPSTPQERGEYADLLTADVQELYDYVHSEDFMSALNDQGIAGISNGAVALLDEVATGKITGEEDWWSGTDLYDFAANVEGSKMAFSLVSDFVTSKGDDGAALVEEISDGYAALEEALAVHGSLQDGFTPFPELSDTDRRDLVDLINALAEPLSQLTSTALS, encoded by the coding sequence ATGACCGATCTCGCTCGTCCACTCACCCTCGTCTCCGCGCTCGCGGTCACCGCCGTCGCGCTCACCGGCTGCGTGGCCAAGACCGCCGTGGACCCCGCGGCATCGTTCACCGTCGACTCCGGCGCGGATGCCTGCACGGTGTCCTCCGACAGTGCGACCAGCGGGACGCTCAGCTTCGACGTCACCAACAGCGGCGACCAGATCACCGAGTTCTACCTGCTCGCCTCCGACGGGCTGCGGATCGTCGGCGAGGTCGAGAACATCGCCCCGGCCGCCTCCCGCACCCTCACCGTCGTGGCGCAGCCCGGAGACTACTTCACCGTGTGCAAGCCGGGCATGATCGGCGAGGGTGTGGGACGCGCCGCGTTCACCGTCACCGGTGATGAGGTGGCGCTGGAGGGTCCGGATGCCGAGCAGAAGCAGCAGGCGGTGGACCTGTACGCCGCCTTCGTCAAGGATCAGGTCGGGCAGCTCGTCCCCGCCGTGGAGGACCTCACGAGCGCCTACATCGCGGGAGACGATGAGAAGGCCAGGTCGCTGTTCCCCCTCACGCGCGCATACTACGAGCGCATCGAACCGGTCGCCGAGTCTCTGGGAGACCTCGACCCGCGGATCGACTTCCGGGAAGTGGACGCGGTCGCCGACGGCCTTGATTGGACAGGGTTCCATCGCATCGAGAAGGACCTGTGGCAGCCCGCGAAGGACGCTTTGAACGCGGACGGCGAGACGTCGGCGTGGGCGGACTGGGCGCCCTCCACGCCGCAGGAGCGCGGAGAGTACGCAGACCTGCTGACGGCCGACGTCCAGGAGCTCTACGACTACGTGCACTCCGAGGACTTCATGTCCGCGCTGAACGATCAGGGCATCGCCGGGATCTCCAACGGTGCCGTCGCGCTGCTGGACGAGGTGGCCACCGGGAAGATCACGGGTGAGGAGGACTGGTGGTCGGGCACCGACCTGTACGACTTCGCCGCCAACGTCGAGGGCTCGAAGATGGCGTTCTCCCTGGTCAGCGACTTCGTGACGTCGAAGGGTGATGACGGCGCCGCTCTCGTGGAGGAGATCTCCGACGGCTACGCCGCACTGGAGGAGGCGCTCGCCGTGCACGGCTCGCTGCAGGACGGGTTCACGCCGTTCCCGGAGCTGTCCGACACGGACAGGCGTGACCTCGTCGACCTCATCAACGCGCTGGCGGAGCCGCTGTCGCAGTTGACGAGCACCGCCCTGTCCTGA
- the efeU gene encoding iron uptake transporter permease EfeU, translated as MTILGVAPVFATFLIGLREGLEAALVVGILVAYLRRIGRSDVLARMWAGIGLAVALALGIGAVLTFGAYALTSQAQEILGGTFSLLAVGMVTWMIFWMQQAGRTMKSSLQGGVDRALEAGTVWALVAVGFVSVAREGIETTLLLWSMSQTFGRDPSVLLGAALGLGIAVVAGWMLSRGALRLDLGRFFTWTGAFLVVVAAGVLAYAVMDLQEAGVIPGPFSGAAPVDAATGVVLTGWAGFPFGWAFDVSAVIAPTGVWAVLLQAVIGFMPHMTWLQVTCWTVYVLVVGFFFIRGARRAHGGSHRAASAAPSHPSSLTPSNPGAA; from the coding sequence ATGACGATCCTCGGAGTTGCGCCTGTGTTCGCCACCTTCCTCATCGGCCTTCGCGAAGGTCTCGAAGCGGCGCTCGTCGTCGGCATCCTCGTCGCCTATCTGCGTCGGATCGGCCGTTCGGACGTGCTGGCGCGGATGTGGGCGGGCATCGGGCTCGCCGTGGCGCTCGCGCTGGGCATCGGCGCCGTCCTCACGTTCGGCGCCTACGCGCTCACCTCCCAGGCGCAGGAGATCCTCGGGGGGACCTTCTCGCTGCTGGCCGTCGGGATGGTCACCTGGATGATCTTCTGGATGCAGCAGGCGGGGCGCACCATGAAGTCCTCCCTGCAAGGAGGCGTCGACCGTGCACTGGAGGCGGGGACCGTCTGGGCGCTCGTCGCCGTCGGGTTCGTGTCCGTCGCGCGGGAGGGCATCGAGACCACGCTGCTGCTGTGGTCGATGTCGCAGACCTTCGGGCGTGATCCCTCCGTGCTCCTCGGCGCCGCGCTGGGGCTGGGCATCGCCGTCGTCGCCGGCTGGATGCTCTCGCGCGGGGCGCTCCGACTCGATCTCGGAAGGTTCTTCACCTGGACGGGCGCCTTCCTCGTCGTCGTCGCCGCCGGTGTGCTGGCCTACGCCGTCATGGACCTGCAGGAGGCCGGGGTCATTCCCGGGCCGTTCAGCGGGGCCGCTCCCGTCGATGCGGCCACCGGTGTCGTCCTCACCGGCTGGGCGGGCTTCCCGTTCGGCTGGGCCTTCGATGTCAGCGCCGTCATCGCCCCCACGGGAGTGTGGGCGGTGCTGCTGCAGGCGGTCATCGGCTTCATGCCGCACATGACCTGGCTGCAGGTGACCTGCTGGACGGTGTACGTCCTCGTCGTCGGCTTCTTCTTCATCCGCGGTGCACGCCGGGCTCACGGCGGCTCTCACCGCGCAGCGAGCGCCGCGCCCTCGCATCCGTCGTCCCTCACCCCATCGAACCCGGGAGCAGCATGA